From the Desulfosalsimonas propionicica genome, the window CGTGCTCATGGGATGTTTGGCCGGTGTTATGGAAGCCCAGTACAACACCCTGCGCAGCCACGGTCACAGCCCCAGCGAGGCGTTTAACGAAACCGTGGAGGAACTCACCCAGAGCCTGATCCGGCTTGTGGATCAAAACGGCATGGACTGGATGTTTTCCAACTGCAGCACCACGGCCCAGCGCGGGGCTCTGGACTGGGCTCCCAAGTTCCGGGATGCCGTGGCCCCGGTATTTGAAAACCTGTATCAAAGTGTTGCCTCCGGCAAGGAAACCCAGCGGGTCCTGGAAGCCAACAGCACTCCGGATTATAGGGAAAAACTGACCCGGGAACTCGATACCATCAAAAATTCCGAAATGTGGACGGCCGGGGCGGCTGTCCGCTCCCTGCGGCCGGACCGCCGCGGAAAATAATCAACACCTAAATTGTGCGACTTCCAAGTTTGCCGTAGATACAAGGAAGATGCAGACTTGCTATAGTCAACTATGCGAGGCTGCATCTGACGCGGCAGATGCGGTAAACTTGGAAATCCCGGAGGGTTTCAGATTTTTAAAATAGAAATGGATGTTATCCTTTCAAATGGATTGCTTTTAAAAATCTGAAACGCTCAGTTTAGGCAATACAGAAGCAAAAGAAGGTTTCCATGAAATCCATACGGCTTTATGACACCACCCTGAGAGACGGCACCCAGGGAGAAAAAATCAGTTTCACGGCCCAGGACAAGCTCAAGGTCGCCCGCAAACTCGATGACATGGGCATCCATTACATCGAGGGCGGGTGGCCCGGGGCGTCTGCCAAGGACTTTGATTTTTTCCAACTGGCGGCCAAAGAGACATTTCAGCATGCCCGGATAGCGGCATTTTGCGCCACGCACAAGCACGGCAGCACGCCTGAAGACGACCGGCAGCTCAATGTGGTCCTTGAAAGCGGCGCACCGGTGGGCACCATTGTGGGCAAAACCTGGGATCTGCATGTCACAAAGATCCTGGGCATTCCCCTGGAAGCCAACCTGGAAATGATTGAAAACTCCGTGGCCTATTTGAAAAAAAACGGCCTGGAAGTGCACTACGATGCCGAGCACTTTTTTGACGGGTACAAGGAAAACCCGGAGTACGCCGCCCGCACCATCAGGGCAGCCGTGGCCGGAGGTGCGGATGCCATCTGCCTGTGCGACACCAACGGCGGGGCCCTGCCCCATGAGATCGAGGAGATCACCACGGCCATCAGGGAAGTGATCGACAGCTGCACTGACCGGCCCATTCATATTGGAATTCACACCCACAACGATTCAAACCTTGCCGTGGCCAACTCCATTGTCGCGGTTCGCGCCGGGGCCACAATCGTTCAGGGGACCATCAACGGTTACGGGGAGCGGTGCGGCAATGCGGATCTGACTTCGATTATCCCGATTCTTCAGCTAAAAATGGGCTATGCCTGCATTTCCGAGGAAAACCTGGCAAAGCTTCAGAAAGTGTCGCTGTATGTGAGTGAGACCGCCAACATGACGCCCGTCAACAGCCGTCCCTTTGTGGGTAAAAGCGCTTTTACCCACAAGGGCGGGCTGCATGTGGACGCCATCATGAAAGAGCCCCGGTCCTATGAACACATCACCCCGGAGCTTGTGGGCAACCGCCGCAGGGTGCTGATCTCTGACATGGCTGGCAAGGGCAATATCCGCTACAAGGCCCGGGAACTGGGCTTTCCGGTGGATGAAAACGGATATGACTATGCAGAAATCGTCAACACCGTCAAGCGCCTGGAGCAGGAGGGCTATCAATACGACGTGGCTGACGGATCCCTTCGCATTCTCATGGAAAAGCTCACGGACCAGTTTCAGCCGTGCTTTGAGCTCGAATCCTTCCGGGTGACCGTGGAAAAGGAAAAAGACCGGCCGTGCCGGTCCCATGCCATGATCAAGATCAACGTGGAGGGAATCGAGGAGATCACCGCCGCAGAAGGCCACGGCCCGGTTTCCGCCCTGGACAATTCCCTGCGCAAAGCATTAAACAATGTCTACCGCAATGTGCTCGACCCGGTCCATCTCGTGGATTTCAAGGTCCGGGTGTTAGACGGCAGAGACGGCACCGGCGCCAAGGTCCGGGTGCTGATCGAATCCCGGGATGAAGAGACCATCTGGAGCACCATCGGAGTATCCGAAGACATTATCGAGGCAAGCTGGCAGGCCCTGGCAGACAGCTTCCAGTACAAACTGGCGCGGATCACCAACGGCAACAACCAGAGCGTGCAGGAGCAAGGGAAATGAAGGAAAAGGTATACATATTGGACACCACCCTGCGCGACGGGGAACAGTCGCCCGGGGCAAGCATGAACACCGCCGAAAAGGTCCGCCTGGCCACCCAGCTGGAAAAACTGGGGGTGGATGCCATAGAAGCCGGGTTTCCCGCGGCTTCAGAGGGCGATTTCGAGGCAGTGGCCGAAGTGGCCAGGAAAGTGAGCAACTCGGAAATCGTGGCCCTGGCCCGGGCCTCGGTGCATGACATTGACCGGGCCTGGAAAGCGGTGGGCCATGCAGCCAAACCCCGCATTCATACGTTTCTGGCCACCTCGGATATTCACATGCAGTACAAACTGAACATGTCCCGGGACGAGGTGCTCAAAAGCGCTGTGGACGCAGTCAAGTACGCATGCTCATTTACCGATAATGTGGAATTTTCCGCAGAAGACGGCTCCAGAAGTGATCCCGATTTTCTGTGCCAGGTCTTTGAAGCCGTCATCAATGCCGGGGCAAAGGTGATCAACCTGCCCGATACAGTGGGCTATGCCGTGCCCCACGAATTCGGCGAACTTGTGGCTTACGTGCGCAAAAACACTCCCGGTATTGACAAAGTGATTTTAAGCGTTCACTGCCACAACGACCTGGGCCTGGCGGTTGCCAACACACTGGCAGCCATTGAAAACGGGGCCCGGCAGGCAGAGGTCACCATCAACGGCATTGGCGAGCGGGCCGGCAACACGTCTTTGGAAGAGCTGGTCATGACGTTAAACACCCGGCCCACTTACCTGCCGGTGACAACAGCCATTGAAACCACGCGCATCTACCGGATCAGCCGGCTGGTGAGCATGATCACAGGTATGCCGGTTCAGCCCAACAAGGCCATTGTGGGGGCCAACGCCTTTGCCCACGAAGCCGGCATTCATCAGCATGGGGTCCTGGCCAATCCCATGACCTACGAGATCATGAAGCCCGAGACAATCGGCCTGACCACCAGCAAGCTGGTCATGGGCAAGCACTCGGGCAAGCACGCCCTGCACAAACATTTGAAAACCATCGGCTATGATCTTTCCGAAGAAGAACTCAAGCTGGTGTTCAAAAAATTCAAGGAACTGGCGGACAAGAAAAAGGTGGTGCTTGACGAGGATCTCGAGGCCCTGGTCAATGAAGGCGTGTTGCGCACGGCAGACATTTATTCCCTGCAGTATCTGCATGTCACCGCAGGCACCACGGTGCTGCCCACGGCCACGGTGAAAATGCTGATCAACGGCGCGGAAGCCTTTTGCACCGGCAGCGGAAACGGCCCCATTGACGCGACGTTTAACGCCATATCCGAGCTAACCCAAACCCAATCCTCGCTTCTGCGCTTTTCTGTCAATGCCCTGACCGGGGGCACGGACGCCCAGGGAGAAGTGACAGTGCGGCTCAAGGAAGATGAAATCATTGCCCTGGGCCGGGGGGCGGACCCCGACATTATCACCGCCAGTGCATACGCCTATATCAATGGACTAAACCGGCTGGAATATCTAAAGGAAAACCCGGCACGCACATCCGAAGCGCTTTAAAGCATTTCCGCGCTCCGGCTGCGGCGGTTTGATTAATCAACTGCGATGGTTTTGACCAGATCGGCTATCCGGCTAATACGGTTTTGCTCCATGTAGGCAACCAGGCCATCGATGATTTCCGTTGTCACTGAAGGGTTGACAAAATTGGCCGTGCCCACCTGCACGGCCGTGGCCCCGGCGATCATGAATTCAAGGACGTCTTGGGCGCACATGATGCCGCCGATGCCAATGACAGGAATGTTTACAGCTCCTGCCACCTGCCAGACCATACGCAGGGCCACGGGCTTGATGGCCGGGCCGGACAGTCCCCCGGTGATATTGCCCAGCTTGGGCCGGCGGGTATGAATATCCACAGCCATGCCGGTGATGGTGTTGATCAGCGATACAGCATCAGCCCCGCAGTCTTCCACTGTTTTTGCGATGCAGACAATATCTGAGACATTGGGGGAAAGTTTGACAATCACGGGCTTGGTGGTTTTTTTGCGAACGGCTGTCACCACCGTGGCCGCCGCGTCCGGATCCACTCCAAAAGCCACGCCCCCGGCCTTGACATTGGGGCATGAAATATTGATTTCCATGCCCGCGATCTGTTCTACCGGGTCCATGCGCGCAGCCAGTTCTGCGTACTCCTCCACGGTTTTGGCGTAGGTGTTG encodes:
- the cimA gene encoding citramalate synthase, giving the protein MKSIRLYDTTLRDGTQGEKISFTAQDKLKVARKLDDMGIHYIEGGWPGASAKDFDFFQLAAKETFQHARIAAFCATHKHGSTPEDDRQLNVVLESGAPVGTIVGKTWDLHVTKILGIPLEANLEMIENSVAYLKKNGLEVHYDAEHFFDGYKENPEYAARTIRAAVAGGADAICLCDTNGGALPHEIEEITTAIREVIDSCTDRPIHIGIHTHNDSNLAVANSIVAVRAGATIVQGTINGYGERCGNADLTSIIPILQLKMGYACISEENLAKLQKVSLYVSETANMTPVNSRPFVGKSAFTHKGGLHVDAIMKEPRSYEHITPELVGNRRRVLISDMAGKGNIRYKARELGFPVDENGYDYAEIVNTVKRLEQEGYQYDVADGSLRILMEKLTDQFQPCFELESFRVTVEKEKDRPCRSHAMIKINVEGIEEITAAEGHGPVSALDNSLRKALNNVYRNVLDPVHLVDFKVRVLDGRDGTGAKVRVLIESRDEETIWSTIGVSEDIIEASWQALADSFQYKLARITNGNNQSVQEQGK
- a CDS encoding 2-isopropylmalate synthase; amino-acid sequence: MKEKVYILDTTLRDGEQSPGASMNTAEKVRLATQLEKLGVDAIEAGFPAASEGDFEAVAEVARKVSNSEIVALARASVHDIDRAWKAVGHAAKPRIHTFLATSDIHMQYKLNMSRDEVLKSAVDAVKYACSFTDNVEFSAEDGSRSDPDFLCQVFEAVINAGAKVINLPDTVGYAVPHEFGELVAYVRKNTPGIDKVILSVHCHNDLGLAVANTLAAIENGARQAEVTINGIGERAGNTSLEELVMTLNTRPTYLPVTTAIETTRIYRISRLVSMITGMPVQPNKAIVGANAFAHEAGIHQHGVLANPMTYEIMKPETIGLTTSKLVMGKHSGKHALHKHLKTIGYDLSEEELKLVFKKFKELADKKKVVLDEDLEALVNEGVLRTADIYSLQYLHVTAGTTVLPTATVKMLINGAEAFCTGSGNGPIDATFNAISELTQTQSSLLRFSVNALTGGTDAQGEVTVRLKEDEIIALGRGADPDIITASAYAYINGLNRLEYLKENPARTSEAL
- a CDS encoding dihydroorotate dehydrogenase, which encodes MTQHPDLAVDIGGICLKNPVMTASGTFGYGLEFSDLVDLNALGAIVVKGLSLQPAAGNPPPRIVETACGMLNAIGLENIGIQTFLNDRLPKLAAYDTPVIVNTYAKTVEEYAELAARMDPVEQIAGMEINISCPNVKAGGVAFGVDPDAAATVVTAVRKKTTKPVIVKLSPNVSDIVCIAKTVEDCGADAVSLINTITGMAVDIHTRRPKLGNITGGLSGPAIKPVALRMVWQVAGAVNIPVIGIGGIMCAQDVLEFMIAGATAVQVGTANFVNPSVTTEIIDGLVAYMEQNRISRIADLVKTIAVD